In a single window of the Cryptococcus tetragattii IND107 chromosome 1, whole genome shotgun sequence genome:
- a CDS encoding glycerol kinase gives MSRPIDLSMSSVKNPSPLAPGGTGGFTPVFEASPANSPAGSRRPSISQPSARRPSEVSVSRRPSVNHQYSSYVSQYPQQGGQSLSRRSSMASGPRPIRRGEYSGPATPSVLSRAGSPTLPLGNEFTQAPRSYFEGASSYTPLGGTRELRNGQFIGSLDCGTTSTRFIIFDKRAKIIAEHQTEFEQILPHAGWHEHDPDALVEAMNECITKAVEKLEWMGWSRNSVKGIGITNQRETTVCWSRSTGKPLCNAIVWDDARTINVVREMEKKLDEEGLEIDDDEADEINQKSEIVPDEVEMGTGTQEAAFGEKGNVVDGDASITGKIGKAMEGLGLSGRGKDGKAKKRRKGKESLVDVTGIPLSTYFSAIKLRWMLDHQKAVRIAHEADDLMFGTVDTWLVYNLTGARNGGLHIMDVTNASRTLLISLKTLQWHPPLLRFFGLRPSILPKIVSSAEVYGNISDSLGLPLSGVPIAGIVGDQQAALVGNKCLKKGQAKCTYGTGAFVLFNTGEDIVRSNYGLISTVAFQAGPNSKPIYALEGSIAVAGSAIKWLRDQMTLIEESAEMDILAGSVSDTGGVYFVTAFSGLLAPYWDREAAGTIIGLTGYTTSAHIARATLEAVCFQTRAVLDVIEKESGSRLDTLKVDGGVTNSDLAMQLQANIGGFNVARPSMRESTALGSALLAAHALGLFGWDLTRPETLSEVNTAGVHTFEPELEEKVRLKKIKGWNKAVDRAKKWHDIEDEDEEEEYEDEVGYTRIAESA, from the exons ATGTCTCGCCCCATAGACCTTTCTATGTCCTCGGTTAAGAACCCCTCGCCTCTTGCGCCAGGGGGTACCGGGGGCTTTACTCCTGTCTTCGAGGCTTCTCCTGCCAATTCTCCCGCTGGTTCACGTCGACCTTCTATCTCCCAGCCTTCAGCTCGTCGTCCTTCAGAAGTCTCAGTTTCTCGTAGGCCTTCCGTGAATCATCAGTACAGCAGCTACGTCTCGCAATATCCTCAACAAGGCGGCCAGTCGCTTTCCCGACGATCATCTATGGCTTCCGGCCCGCGGCCTATCCGACGGGGCGAATACTCCGGACCTGCCACCCCTTCTGTCCTATCACGAGCTGGTTCGCCCACCTTGCCTCTCGGCAACGAGTTTACTCAAGCTCCAAGGTCATATTTTGAGGGTGCTTCAAGCTATACTCCTTTGGGCGGAACGCGAGAATTGCGCAATGGACAATTCATTGGTAGTCTCGATTGTGGTACTAC CTCTACGCGATTCATCATTTTCGATAAGCGCGCAAAGATTATTGCAGAGCATCAGACGGAATTCGAACAGATTCTCCCTCATGCAGGTTGGCACGAGCATGACCCTGACGCGCTGGTTGAAGCGATGAACGAATGTATCACCAAAGCTGTTGAAAAGCTTGAATGGATGGGCTGGTCCAGAAACAGCGTTAAAGGCATTG GTATTACCAATCAACGAGAGACTACTGTATGTTGGTCACGTTCTACGGGCAAGCCTTTGTGCAATGCCATTGTTTGGGATGATGCGCGGACCATTAATGTGGTTCgtgagatggagaagaagctcgacGAGGAGGGTCTAGAAATAGATGACGACGAGGCGGACGAGATCAATCAAAAATCTGAAATTGTGCCAGACGAAGTTGAAATGGGGACTGGTACGCAAGAGGCAGCCTTCGGGGAGAAAGGTAACGTTGTAGATGGCGATGCCAGTATAACCGGCAAAATTGGAAAAGCAATGGAGGGGCTCGGTCTGTCGGGCAGAGgtaaagatggaaaggcgAAAAAGCGTagaaagggcaaggaaagTCTGGTAGACGT TACTGGTATTCCTCTCTCTACCTACTTCTCTGCCATCAAACTTCGATGGATGTTGGATCATCAGAAGGCCGTCCGAATCGCCCACGAAGCTGATGATCTCATGTTCGGCACCGTCGATACTTGGCTTGTCTAT AACTTGACCGGTGCCAGGAATGGCGGTCTCCATATTATGGATGTTACCAATGCCTCTCGAACACTCCTTATCTCTCTTAAAACACTTCAGTGGcaccctcctctccttcgcTTCTTTGGCCTTCGACCTTCGATCCTTCCCAAGATCGTATCTTCGGCTGAGGTGTACGGCAATATTTCTGATTCACTTGGGTTACCACTCTCCGGCGTTCCAATTGCCGGTATTGTTGGTGATCAGCAGGCAGCGCTGGTCGGCAACAAatgtttgaagaagggccAGGCCAAGTGCACTTATGGTACTGGTGCTTTCGTCTTATTCAACACTGGCGAAGACATTGTCAGGAGTAATTACGGTCTAATTTCTACCGTAGCCTTCCAAGCAGGTCCGAACAGTAAGCCTATTTATGCATTGGAAGGTTCTATTGCCGTGGCTGGATCGGCCATAAAATG GCTTCGAGACCAAATGACCCTCATTGAAGAATCTGCTGAGATGGACATCCTTGCTGGATCAGTGTCAGACACTGGAGGTGTCTATTTTGTTACCGCTTTCTCTGGTCTTCTTGCGCCATACTGGGATCGTGAAGCTGCCGGTACTATCATCGGTCTTACGGGATACACAACTTCTGCCCACATTGCTCGGGCCACCCTTGAGGCCGTGTGTTTCCAAACTCGCGCAGTTTTAGATGtcattgagaaggagagtggTAGCAGGCTTGACACACTCAAGGTTGATGGTGGTGTGACCAACTCAGATTTGGCAATGCAGTTGCAGGCGAACATCGGTGGCTTCAACGTTGCACGACCTTCGATGCGCGAGTCTACCGCGCTTGGTTCCGCCTTGCTAGCCGCCCATGCTCTTGGCCTGTTTGGTTGGGATTTGACCCGTCCGGAAACTCTCAGTGAGGTGAACACCGCTGGTGTCCACACCTTCGAGCCCgagttggaggagaaagtcagactgaagaagattaaGGGATGGAATAAGGCAGTTGACAGGGCCAAGAAATGGCATGAcattgaggatgaggacgaagaagaagaatacGAAGACGAAGTCGGATACACAAGGATCGCCGAGTCGGCTTAA